A segment of the Rhodothermus sp. genome:
GCACCGGTCTCCTGAGCCGCCGCCTCATAGCGGGTCAGTATGGCCCGTGCCTGTGCCCGGAGTTGTGCCCGCAATGCCTCGGGCTCCAGCACTTCCACCTCCGTCCCGTAGCGCAACAGCCACCGTGCCAGGTACGTCAGGTTTTCAAAAGCGAACGTCACCTCGACCCCTTCAGGCGTTTCCTGCTCTGATTCGATACGGGCTGGAATGCTGCGCCGTGCCCAGCGATAGGTAGGCCGCGCAAAACGCAGGCGAATGCGGTGCGCCTCTCTCGGGGCCCCCTGCGCCTCCAGATAGGCATTCAGGTCAAAGTCACGTGGTGGCACGAACCGCTCACGCAGCACGGTCAGACGCTGGATACGATCCAGCCGGAAGTTCCGGATGTCCTTTCGGAGATGATCGTAGGCGATCAGGTTCCAGTGGTCCGTATAGTAAACCAGCCCCAGGGGGTCCACCTTGCGTCGCGTCAGCTCATCCCGGCTGGGCACATAGTATTCCAGGTGGACGGACTGCTGATGAGCAATGGCCTCGCTGAGTTCGTACCAGTAGCCGGCCTCTTCATCCGATCCCTGCATGGTCTGCAACCAGTAGGGATCGATTACGATGCGCTCCTGCAGCCGTTCGATATATTCTCGGATGGATTGCGGCAATACGGAACGGATCTTAAGCGCCACGGCATCGGCGTCGGCCCGGAGCGAAGCATCCGGCTGGCGTTTCATGAAAGCGGTGCCGATCAGGAGCGTAGCCGCTTCGCGGGCGGTAAACATGAGTGGTGGTAGCTGATAGCCTTCAAGGATCTCGTAGCCGCCTCCTTCGGCATAGGTCAGCGGCACGTTTGCCTCGCTGAGCGCCCGCAGGTCCCGGAAGATGGTGCGGCGGCTCACGCCGAAGTGTTCGGCCAGCTGCCGGGCGGTAAGGCCGGGTCGCGTCTGCAACAGCAGGATCAGTGCGAAGAGGCGTTCCGTACGGTTGCGGGTGCGTTCGGCCAGCTTCATGGCAAATGGCCGTTGGCAGTTCAATGCTGACCTGCTTGCTGTTAGCGAACCGAAGCGGGGGATTCCGGTTCCGGTGCGACGTGTATCAGGTATTTCGCCGCAAAGAGTGGATCGCCCAGCAGTTGATCCAGGGGCCAGAGTGTTACGTGCAGGTGGGGTTCCAGCTGCTCAAGCGCGGCCAGTTCTTCGGAGAGGTCACCGCCTTTGAGCGTCAGCAGGCCGGGCGGCCAGGCATCCGGAGGAGTTACCAGCGGTCGGGCTACCCGGCGATGCCAGGTCCAGAGCGTGGCGAGCGGTGCCGTAGCGCGCGCCACGCTGTAATGCGTTTCCCCTTTCCACTGTTCGGCCCGTGCATGGTGCGACTGTAGATTGGTCAGGCCCAATCGCCGGGCCATGGTGCGCACGGCCAGCACCTTTTTCTGTACGGCATCTACAGCATGCACGGTGATCTCGGGAAAGGCGATGGCCAGCGGAATGGCCGGCAGTCCCCCACCGGTGCCCCAGTCCACCACGATACTACCCGGAGGGAAGGGCCGCCACGTCAGGGCCAGGCAGTGCAGCAGATGGCGGCGCGGCAGCTCGGCCAGCGTTTCACGTGAAACAAGGTTATGCCGTCGATTCAGCGCTTCCAACAGCCGTGCATAGCATGAGAGCTGCTCCTGCTGCTCCCGCGTAAGCCGTTTCCAGGGATTCCACTCCGACGATAGTGTTTCACGTGAAACACGCATGTGTCAGATGGCTGAAATGTTTCACGTGAAACATTTCATACCGGCTGCGGACGGCGATGGCGTCGCAACAACACCATGAGTACAGCAATATCGGCCGGCCGTACCCCACTGATTCGTGAAGCCTGCCCCAGATTCTCCGGCCGAATCTTGCTGAGCTTTTCGCGGGCTTCTTTGGAGATGGTCTCTACTGCCTCGTAGTCAAAGTCCGGAGGAATGCGCCAGTCCTCCAGCTCACGCATCTTCTCGACCAGCTCCCGCTCCCGATCCATATATCCTTCGTACTTCAGCTCGATTTCCACCAGAAGCTCCACCGGCTCCATACCCGGAGCCGGCACAACCACCTGCTCCCGCAGACCAGTGGCGTCCAACAGCTCGCGCAGATTAACCTGAGGCCGCAGCGCCAACCGCACCAGCCGCTCAGGACGGTCAATGGGCGAAGTCCCTACCCGCTCCAGGTAGCCGTTCACCTGCTCCGGACGCACGGTCGTCTCCTCCAATGCCCGGCGCGTCCGGGCAATCGCCTCCCGCTTCTGCAGCATCCGCTCGTAGCGCTCGCGCGTGGCCAGGCCCAACCGATAACCCAGCTCGGTCAACCGTAGATCTGCATTGTCCTGCCGGAGGAGAATCCGATGCTCAGCCCGTGACGTAAACATGCGGTAAGGCTCATCCGTCCCCTTCGCCACCAGATCATCAATCAGCACGCCGATATAAGCCTCCGAGCGACGCAATACCACCGGTTCTGCTCCCCGCAGTTTCTGCACCGCATTGATGCCGGCTATGAGACCCTGCGCCGCCGCCTCCTCGTAACCCGTCGTGCCGTTGATCTGTCCGGCAAAAAACAGCCCCTCCACATATTTGGTCTCCAGACTGTAGCGAATCTGATAGGGCGGAAAATAGTCGTACTCAATCGCATAACCCGGACGCAACACGTGCACACGCTCCAACCCGGGAATCCTGCGCAGAGCAGCCACCTGCACTTCCTCAGGCAGACTGGTCGAAAAACCATTCACATAGACCTCGTAGGTGTCCCACCCCTCCGGCTCCAGAAAGATGGGATGACGATCGCGCTCTGCAAAGCGCTCAATCTTATCCTCAATGGATGGACAATAGCGCGGCCCCCGTCCCCTGATCCGACCCGTAAACATGGGACTACGGTCAAAGCCCGTCCGCAAAATGGCATGCACCTCGGGGGTAGTGTAGGTAAGCCAGCAACTGAGCTGCCGCTCCGGCAACCGATCTGTCATGTAGGAGAAAGGCAACGGCTCTGAATCGCCCGGCTGCTCCTGCAGCTGACGATAATCAATGGTGCGACCGTCAATGCGAGGCGGCGTACCCGTCTTGAGCCGACCACTCTCGAAACCCAGCTGCTCCAGGCAAGCCGTCAGTCCGGTGGCCGCCCGCTCGCCCATACGCCCCCCTCCAAGCTGACGTTCGCCCACGTGAATCACCCCGTTCAGAAAGGTGCCGTTCGTCAGAATCACACAGGGCGCCAGAAAGACCTTGCCCAGCTGCGTACGTACCCCCTTCACCCGTCGACCTTCAACAAGCACCTCAGCCACCGTATCAGCTCGCATCCACAGGTTCGGGATTGACTCCAGCTCGCGCCGCACCGCCTCAGCATAGCGCTTGCGGTCACACTGCGCCCGGGGTCCCCAGACGGCCGGCCCCTTGCTACGGTTGAGCATCCGAAACTGAATGCCCGTCTGGTCGGCCATGCGTCCCATAATCCCACCCAACGCGTCGATCTCCCGGACCAGATGCCCTTTGCCAATCCCGCCAATAGCCGGATTGCATGACATACGACCAATCGCTTCCAGACTCATTGTAACAAGTAGCGTACGCGCTCCCATCCGAGCCGCCGCAGCTGCCGCCTCAGCACCGGCATGCCCGCCTCCAACCACAATCACGTCGTACCGCTCTTCCAGAAAAAGCTCCATAGCTGTTCTTTCAAGTTCGTTACCATCTCCATTTATAACCATGGAATACCTTTTGTCGTCCATTTGTTTAAGGCTCAGTTCCAGTTACCATATATTCCACATTATGCATTTGGACATCCTTTATCAAGGAATCCTTCATCCCGACATCCCGATCCCATCTTCACT
Coding sequences within it:
- a CDS encoding YafY family protein, which gives rise to MKLAERTRNRTERLFALILLLQTRPGLTARQLAEHFGVSRRTIFRDLRALSEANVPLTYAEGGGYEILEGYQLPPLMFTAREAATLLIGTAFMKRQPDASLRADADAVALKIRSVLPQSIREYIERLQERIVIDPYWLQTMQGSDEEAGYWYELSEAIAHQQSVHLEYYVPSRDELTRRKVDPLGLVYYTDHWNLIAYDHLRKDIRNFRLDRIQRLTVLRERFVPPRDFDLNAYLEAQGAPREAHRIRLRFARPTYRWARRSIPARIESEQETPEGVEVTFAFENLTYLARWLLRYGTEVEVLEPEALRAQLRAQARAILTRYEAAAQETGASTG
- a CDS encoding 16S rRNA (guanine(527)-N(7))-methyltransferase RsmG, which codes for MRVSRETLSSEWNPWKRLTREQQEQLSCYARLLEALNRRHNLVSRETLAELPRRHLLHCLALTWRPFPPGSIVVDWGTGGGLPAIPLAIAFPEITVHAVDAVQKKVLAVRTMARRLGLTNLQSHHARAEQWKGETHYSVARATAPLATLWTWHRRVARPLVTPPDAWPPGLLTLKGGDLSEELAALEQLEPHLHVTLWPLDQLLGDPLFAAKYLIHVAPEPESPASVR
- the mnmG gene encoding tRNA uridine-5-carboxymethylaminomethyl(34) synthesis enzyme MnmG; amino-acid sequence: MELFLEERYDVIVVGGGHAGAEAAAAAARMGARTLLVTMSLEAIGRMSCNPAIGGIGKGHLVREIDALGGIMGRMADQTGIQFRMLNRSKGPAVWGPRAQCDRKRYAEAVRRELESIPNLWMRADTVAEVLVEGRRVKGVRTQLGKVFLAPCVILTNGTFLNGVIHVGERQLGGGRMGERAATGLTACLEQLGFESGRLKTGTPPRIDGRTIDYRQLQEQPGDSEPLPFSYMTDRLPERQLSCWLTYTTPEVHAILRTGFDRSPMFTGRIRGRGPRYCPSIEDKIERFAERDRHPIFLEPEGWDTYEVYVNGFSTSLPEEVQVAALRRIPGLERVHVLRPGYAIEYDYFPPYQIRYSLETKYVEGLFFAGQINGTTGYEEAAAQGLIAGINAVQKLRGAEPVVLRRSEAYIGVLIDDLVAKGTDEPYRMFTSRAEHRILLRQDNADLRLTELGYRLGLATRERYERMLQKREAIARTRRALEETTVRPEQVNGYLERVGTSPIDRPERLVRLALRPQVNLRELLDATGLREQVVVPAPGMEPVELLVEIELKYEGYMDRERELVEKMRELEDWRIPPDFDYEAVETISKEAREKLSKIRPENLGQASRISGVRPADIAVLMVLLRRHRRPQPV